A region of Bradyrhizobium sp. SZCCHNS1050 DNA encodes the following proteins:
- a CDS encoding phage Gp37/Gp68 family protein, with protein MAETQIEWTDATWNPVRGCSIISAGCTNCYAMEMARRLQAMNVDKYRGLTRKSGKRIVWNGVVREDRSALKIPLGWKRPKKIFVNSMSDLFHDAVSDEFILDVWSVMRQTPRHHYQVLTKRPERMAKLVRSKLTDILPNVWLGTSIENSEAVARADALRDVPAAIRFISFEPLIGPVGKVDLTGIQWAIVGGESGRSARPVREEWIDEIYEQCSAYDTAFFFKQWGTWGKDNKRRSKKANGREYRGKTWDDMPRGVTTSA; from the coding sequence ATGGCCGAAACACAGATTGAGTGGACCGATGCCACTTGGAATCCCGTCCGCGGCTGTTCGATCATCAGTGCCGGATGCACCAATTGCTATGCTATGGAAATGGCCCGTCGCCTGCAAGCGATGAACGTCGATAAGTATCGCGGTTTGACCCGCAAAAGCGGCAAACGGATCGTCTGGAATGGCGTCGTCCGGGAGGACCGCAGCGCCCTCAAAATTCCGCTGGGCTGGAAGAGGCCCAAGAAAATCTTCGTCAACTCGATGAGCGACCTTTTCCACGATGCCGTAAGCGACGAGTTCATACTCGACGTTTGGTCGGTGATGCGTCAAACGCCCCGGCATCATTACCAAGTCCTGACCAAGCGGCCGGAGCGCATGGCGAAGCTCGTACGCTCGAAACTCACTGATATCCTTCCAAACGTCTGGCTCGGGACAAGCATCGAAAATTCGGAAGCGGTCGCTCGGGCTGATGCTCTTCGTGATGTACCAGCCGCAATTCGGTTCATCTCTTTTGAGCCACTGATCGGTCCCGTCGGCAAGGTCGACCTCACCGGCATACAATGGGCAATAGTCGGCGGCGAAAGTGGTCGCTCGGCTCGGCCAGTACGGGAGGAGTGGATCGACGAGATCTACGAACAATGCTCGGCCTACGATACCGCCTTTTTCTTCAAGCAATGGGGAACGTGGGGCAAGGATAATAAGCGTCGATCCAAAAAGGCCAACGGGCGCGAATATCGCGGAAAGACATGGGATGATATGCCAAGAGGTGTGACGACGAGCGCTTAA
- a CDS encoding putative quinol monooxygenase, with protein sequence MTGYAVETKTVNEAVSGGGLLVVAQWEARDGEADRVAEILSRFLPEAQREPGAKLFLISRANDNPAQFLFYELFRDEAAFKAHQESDHFKTYIASQALPLLARRERMQYGLI encoded by the coding sequence ATGACCGGATATGCAGTCGAGACGAAAACCGTGAACGAGGCCGTCAGCGGCGGCGGCCTGCTGGTGGTGGCGCAATGGGAGGCGAGGGACGGCGAGGCCGACCGCGTCGCCGAGATCCTGTCGCGCTTCCTGCCCGAGGCGCAGCGCGAGCCCGGCGCAAAACTGTTCCTGATCTCCCGCGCCAATGACAACCCGGCGCAGTTCCTGTTCTACGAGCTGTTCCGCGACGAAGCCGCGTTCAAGGCCCACCAGGAGAGCGACCACTTCAAGACCTATATCGCCAGCCAGGCCCTGCCGCTGCTGGCACGGCGAGAGAGGATGCAGTACGGGCTGATTTAG
- a CDS encoding three-Cys-motif partner protein TcmP — translation MVTKPYLWESGATLEEHSLRKLKILREYFGRYLAVRCALPQQAKFRLAIVDGFAGGGRYLCGTPGSPLIFVEELRRATEEFNVRRLSDGMSPLDIECLLILNDESPVAVVSLQEQIEPMLASIAQDVPRLHIKVEYFNEVFEAAYPRIKEMVEQGRYRSVLFNLDQCGHAHVERSTLTDIMVSFTSAEIFYTFVISSLLAFLQKADPKIVMTQLGFLGITPADMSPLEGQLSNREWLGAAERVVFQAFHGCARFVSPFSINNPGGWRYWLIHFANNYRARQEYNNVLHQNSSMQAHFGRSGLHMLSYDPNDTANSLYLFDVSGRASAQKQLVEDIPRLVAEFGDTVGMADFYGSIYNMTPAHTDDIHAAIIENSDLEVVTEGGGERRKANTIGSNDMLRLKRQRSFFPLFFSASGKA, via the coding sequence ATGGTTACAAAGCCTTATCTCTGGGAATCTGGTGCCACTCTAGAAGAGCATTCCCTGCGCAAGCTGAAGATTCTGCGTGAATATTTTGGCCGTTACCTCGCGGTTCGATGTGCTTTACCGCAGCAAGCCAAATTTCGGCTCGCCATCGTGGACGGCTTTGCAGGCGGCGGCCGTTACTTGTGCGGAACGCCAGGTTCTCCGTTGATCTTCGTCGAGGAGCTGCGCCGAGCCACCGAAGAATTCAACGTGCGCCGCCTGAGTGACGGCATGTCGCCGCTGGACATTGAATGTCTCTTGATCCTCAACGATGAGAGCCCGGTTGCGGTAGTCTCTCTGCAGGAACAAATAGAACCGATGCTTGCTAGCATCGCGCAAGATGTGCCGCGACTTCACATAAAGGTCGAATACTTCAATGAGGTATTTGAAGCCGCTTATCCGCGCATCAAGGAGATGGTCGAGCAGGGCCGTTATCGCAGCGTGCTTTTCAATCTCGATCAGTGCGGCCACGCCCATGTCGAGCGCAGTACGCTGACCGATATAATGGTATCGTTCACGTCCGCTGAAATATTCTACACTTTCGTGATTTCATCCCTGCTGGCGTTTCTGCAGAAGGCTGACCCAAAAATTGTGATGACACAATTGGGCTTTCTCGGCATCACGCCAGCAGATATGTCGCCGCTTGAAGGACAACTCAGCAATCGCGAATGGCTGGGCGCGGCCGAGCGCGTCGTGTTCCAGGCATTTCATGGCTGTGCGCGGTTCGTTAGCCCGTTCTCAATCAATAATCCGGGTGGTTGGCGCTACTGGCTCATCCACTTTGCCAACAATTACCGCGCGCGGCAGGAGTACAATAACGTCCTTCACCAAAACAGCAGTATGCAAGCGCATTTTGGCCGTTCGGGCCTCCATATGCTGTCTTACGATCCGAACGATACTGCTAACAGTCTATATCTGTTTGACGTCTCAGGACGAGCGTCCGCGCAGAAGCAATTGGTGGAAGACATTCCAAGGCTTGTCGCAGAATTCGGTGATACCGTCGGCATGGCCGATTTCTACGGCAGTATTTACAATATGACCCCCGCGCACACGGACGATATTCATGCGGCAATCATCGAGAATAGCGACCTTGAAGTTGTGACCGAAGGGGGAGGAGAGCGGCGCAAGGCAAACACGATCGGCTCTAACGACATGTTGCGCTTGAAGCGGCAGCGGAGTTTCTTTCCCCTCTTTTTTAGCGCTAGTGGAAAGGCTTAG
- a CDS encoding FAD-binding protein, translating into MDALKVRNAADVEEVVRSAIANEQPLDVIGHGSKRGIGQITATNAVLDLSALSAVVAYEPNELIITAQAGAPLADLLSLIDSKSQQFAFEPMDTGPLLGTTGRGTLGGMIAAGLAGPRRIRAGGVRDHLLGAHAVSGFGESFKTGGKVVKNVTGYDLCKLLAGSWGTLAVMTEATLKVMPRPESERSLVLRGLDDLKANRAMTAALGSPFDVSGAAHLPASTLRPEVAGLSPTGSPREAVTVIRLEGITASAAHRAASLAKQLAAYGAAEIIADDASADVWSAVRDVLPFAANGPLGAWTVWRIVCPPVSGGAIGQALTRQTGGEVIYDWGGGLIWAALPPQPDASAGLVRKQVEAVGGHATLLRAWDEMRLAVDVFHPQPPGVAALEERVRVSFDPKTILNRGRMRRSVAS; encoded by the coding sequence GTGGACGCTCTCAAGGTACGCAACGCAGCCGACGTGGAGGAGGTGGTCCGCTCGGCCATCGCCAATGAGCAGCCGCTCGACGTGATCGGCCACGGCTCGAAGCGTGGGATCGGCCAGATCACGGCGACCAACGCCGTGCTCGACCTGTCGGCGCTGAGCGCGGTCGTCGCCTACGAGCCGAACGAGCTGATCATCACCGCGCAGGCCGGGGCGCCGCTCGCCGACCTCTTGTCGCTGATCGATTCGAAGAGCCAGCAATTCGCGTTCGAGCCGATGGACACGGGGCCGCTGCTCGGGACGACGGGCCGGGGCACGCTGGGCGGGATGATCGCGGCGGGGCTGGCTGGTCCGCGGCGCATCCGCGCCGGCGGGGTGCGCGACCATCTGCTCGGGGCGCATGCCGTCTCCGGGTTCGGCGAGAGCTTCAAGACCGGCGGCAAGGTGGTCAAGAATGTCACCGGCTATGATCTCTGCAAGCTGCTGGCGGGCTCCTGGGGCACGCTCGCGGTCATGACCGAGGCGACCCTGAAGGTGATGCCGCGGCCGGAGTCGGAGCGCAGCCTGGTGCTGCGCGGGCTCGATGACCTCAAGGCCAACCGGGCCATGACGGCGGCGCTCGGCTCGCCGTTCGATGTGTCCGGAGCCGCGCATCTGCCGGCCTCGACGTTGCGGCCGGAGGTCGCCGGGCTGAGCCCGACCGGCTCGCCGCGCGAGGCGGTCACGGTGATCAGGCTGGAGGGCATCACGGCGTCCGCGGCGCATCGGGCGGCGTCGCTCGCCAAACAGCTCGCGGCCTACGGTGCGGCCGAGATCATCGCGGACGACGCCTCCGCCGATGTCTGGAGCGCCGTGCGCGACGTGCTGCCGTTCGCCGCCAACGGCCCGCTCGGGGCCTGGACGGTGTGGCGGATCGTCTGCCCGCCGGTGTCGGGCGGCGCCATCGGGCAGGCCTTGACGCGCCAGACTGGCGGCGAGGTGATCTATGACTGGGGCGGGGGGCTGATCTGGGCCGCGCTGCCGCCGCAGCCCGATGCGTCCGCGGGGCTGGTGCGCAAGCAGGTGGAGGCCGTCGGCGGCCACGCCACCCTGCTGCGGGCGTGGGACGAGATGCGGCTCGCCGTCGACGTCTTCCACCCGCAGCCGCCGGGTGTCGCCGCGCTGGAGGAGCGGGTGCGCGTCTCCTTCGATCCCAAGACCATTCTCAACCGCGGCAGGATGCGTCGGAGCGTTGCGTCATGA